One segment of Brassica napus cultivar Da-Ae chromosome C3, Da-Ae, whole genome shotgun sequence DNA contains the following:
- the LOC125584472 gene encoding uncharacterized protein LOC125584472 yields MAEACKIREMRFKGNSLSWAGKRDNVWIQCRLDRSFGNDAWFRLFPQSSTEYMSMWPSDHRPLRIEFALEPESLQRGRFYFDKRMFGKRGVERSLIRGWEAENDSSDLSVLDRIAQCRTELAKLKKASDWNSKTKIEHLQTELEKESSKRFPVFGVLRRLKQELSKAFYEEEIFWRQRSREEWLREGDRNTTYFHNVIKGKRIRNKIMMLKDIFGNEHFTEGSKGNIAVEYFRDLFTSSNPVDLETLFEGFNARETTEMNDSLTREVSPEEIKKATFGIKASSSPGEDGLTGFFYQKYWHVVGPKLIQDVQEMKDMRPISLCTVQYKIISRIMCNRLKLILLEIISETQGTFVGGRLITDNVIIAHELVHGLGTNEKIGSQSMAVKTDMLKAYDRLINKAKSSIIFGKGIGDKTKADVKLALGIDKEGGEGTYLGLPGCFKGSKRDLLSFIKEKLEGGLQGWYSKTLSQGAKEVLLKSVALALPFYAMSVFRLPKDLCAKITSAIVEYWWSSGDKKRKISWVAWQKLCKPKEQGGLGFHDIGKFNQALLGKQAWRIWNNPDSLVAKVLKGKYFRRGNFLECGLGSRPSFVGEASCMVESSYNKWIIDTIPRPPMYKANSVVNLALKEDSVRWGFSKDGSYNTRSGYKLLEALTDFNHPQARVLPPIEKQLWKNLWKIKAPPKIKHFIWRALSGALAIKERLTTRGIQIDTTCSNCSRESESICHMLFVCEKAKEVWDLANISLPQTGFQGTLYS; encoded by the exons ATGGCTGAAGCATGTAAGATCAGAGAGATGAGATTCAAAGGCAACAGCCTCTCTTGGGCCGGTAAGAGAGACAACGTCTGGATACAGTGTCGTTTGGATAGAAGTTTTGGTAATGATGCATGGTTTCGTCTCTTTCCCCAATCATCAACTGAGTACATGAGTATGTGGCCCTCTGACCACCGACCGTTGCGAATTGAGTTTGCATTGGAACCAGAGAGTCTACAAAGAGGACGGTTTTACTTTGATAAGCGGATGTTTGGTAAAAGAGGTGTAGAGAGAAGCCTCATTCGTGGTTGGGAGGCAGAGAATGACTCGTCGGATCTAAGTGTTCTAGACCGCATTGCTCAATGCAGAACGGAACTAGCTAAGCTTAAAAAAGCTAGTGATTGGAACTCTAAAACAAAGATCGAACATCTGCAAACTGAGCTTGAAAAAGAATCATCGAAACGGTTCCCAGTCTTTGGTGTCTTGAGGAGGCTAAAACAAGAACTTTCTAAAGCATTCTACGAAGAGGAGATTTTCTGGAGACAGAGGAGTCGAGAAGAATGGCTGAGAGAGGGGGACAGAAACACCACGTACTTTCACAATGTCATAAAAGGAAAAAGGATAAGGAATAAAATCATGATGTTGAAGGATATATTTGGTAATGAGCACTTCACAGAGGGGTCTAAAGGGAACATAGCGGTTGAGTACTTTCGTGACCTCTTCACTAGCTCAAACCCGGTTGATCTGGAAACTTTATTTGAAGGTTTCAACGCCAGGGAGACCACCGAGATGAACGATAGTCTGACGAGAGAAGTGTCACCAGAGGAAATTAAGAAGGCGACGTTTGGAATAAAAGCGAGCAGTTCACCAGGGGAAGATGGTCTCACGGGCTTCTTTTACCAAAAGTACTGGCACGTGGTTGGTCCTAAACTGATCCAGGATGTGCAAG AGATGAAGGACATGAGGCCCATAAGTCTTTGTACTGTCCAGTACAAAATTATCTCGAGGATTATGTGTAATAGACTCAAGCTGATACTCCTAGAGATAATCTCAGAGACACAAGGAACCTTTGTGGGAGGCCGGCTTATCACAGACAATGTGATCATCGCACATGAGCTAGTGCACGGTCTGGGTACGAACGAAAAGATTGGTAGCCAGAGTATGGCTGTGAAAACAGACATGTTGAAAGCCTACGATCGA TTAATCAACAAGGCCAAGTCGTCAATTATCTTTGGAAAAGGCATCGGGGATAAAACTAAGGCGGATGTCAAGCTAGCTTTGGGCATCGACAAGGAAGGGGGTGAAGGGACTTACTTGGGGTTGCCTGGGTGTTTCAAAGGCTCAAAACGGGACCTTTtaagtttcattaaagagaAGCTGGAAGGCGGACTCCAAGGCTGGTACTCTAAAACCCTATCGCAAGGTGCAAAAGAAGTACTGTTAAAATCAGTGGCCTTAGCActtccattttatgctatgtcAGTGTTCAGGTTACCCAAAGATCTGTGTGCGAAGATCACTAGCGCTATTGTGGAGTACTGGTGGAGCAGTGGagataagaaaagaaagattTCATGGGTAGCGTGGCAAAAACTATGTAAACCTAAGGAGCAAGGAGGTCTTGGCTTCCATGATATTGGCAAGTTTAATCAAGCTCTACTAGGGAAACAAGCATGGAGAATCTGGAACAATCCAGACTCATTGGTGGCCAAAGTACTTAAAGGTAAATACTTCAGAAGAGGCAACTTCCTGGAATGTGGTTTGGGCTCGCGTCCTTCCTTTGTGGGAGAAGCATCATGCATGGTAGAGAGCTCCTACAACAAG TGGATTATTGATACTATTCCTCGACCGCCAATGTACAAAGCAAACAGTGTTGTTAACTTGGCCCTTAAG GAAGATTCAGTCCGATGGGGTTTCAGTAAAGATGGAAGCTACAATACTCGGAGTGGATATAAGCTCTTAGAAGCCCTGACTGACTTCAATCATCCCCAAGCTCGCGTCTTGCCACCGATCGAAAAACAGTTGTGGAAGAATCTCTGGAAAATCAAAGCGCCTCCAAAGATTAAACACTTTATTTGGAGAGCTCTATCGGGAGCTTTGGCAATTAAGGAGCGTCTTACCACTCGGGGTATTCAGATTGATACCACTTGCTCTAACTGTTCAAGAGAATCTGAAAGCATTTGCCATATGCTTTTCGTTTGTGAAAAGGCAAAAGAAGTTTGGGACCTTGCCAACATTTCATTACCTCAAACTGGTTTTCAAGGAACTCTGTATTCCTAA
- the LOC125584473 gene encoding uncharacterized protein LOC125584473 — protein sequence MILKSNTEIVDDVVRTEEPIGWIKPPSGCLKCNVGSSWVDPHHPSGASWILRGEDGQTIMHSRRSYSFMRSKAEADLWAMHWAVECMYNTHHVNVIFEASSEQLHNVLSEPFHHLEFTGVVQSINQLLNGINGWSLTTPCKNVMRQLQLSL from the coding sequence ATGATCCTCAAGTCAAACACGGAGATAGTAGATGATGTGGTAAGAACAGAAGAACCTATTGGGTGGATTAAGCCACCGTCTGGATGTTTGAAGTGTAACGTGGGTTCATCATGGGTAGACCCTCATCACCCGAGTGGAGCTTCGTGGATTCTTCGTGGAGAAGATGGTCAAACCATTATGCATAGCAGACGTTCATACTCCTTCATGCGATCCAAAGCGGAAGCAGATCTATGGGCAATGCACTGGGCGGTGGAATGCATGTATAACACTCACCATGTCAACGTTATCTTCGAAGCTTCATCTGAACAACTCCATAATGTCCTTTCTGAGCCATTTCACCACCTTGAGTTCACTGGTGTGGTGCAATCTATAAACCAACTTCTCAATGGGATTAATGGATGGAGCCTAACCACGCCTTGCAAGAACGTAATGAGGCAGCTGCAACTATCGCTGTGA
- the LOC106386692 gene encoding 40S ribosomal protein S8-1, translating to MGISRDSIHKRRATGGKQKQWRKKRKYEMGRQPANTKLSSNKTVRRIRVRGGNVKWRALRLDTGNYSWGSEAVTRKTRVLDVVYNASNNELVRTKTLVKSAIVQVDAAPFKQWYLQHYGVEVGRKKKNASAAAVKKDGEEGGEAAPAAAAPEETKKSNHVLRKIESRQEGRSLDSHIEDQFASGRLLACISSRPGQCGRADGYILEGKELEFYQKKIQKKKGKGAA from the exons ATGG GTATCTCTCGTGACTCCATCCACAAGAGGCGTGCCACTGGAGGCAAGCAGAAGCAATGGAGGAAGAAGCGAAA GTACGAGATGGGAAGGCAGCCAGCCAACACCAAGTTGTCCAGCAACAAGACGGTGAGAAGAATCAGAGTCCGTGGAGGTAACGTCAAGTGGCGTGCGTTGAGGCTCGACACCGGTAACTACTCGTGGGGAAGTGAAGCTGTTACCCGCAAGACCAGGGTTCTTGATGTTGTCTACAACGCTTCCAACAACGAGCTCGTCAGGACCAAGACTCTTGTCAAGAGTGCTATTGTTCAGGTTGATGCTGCTCCTTTCAAGCAGTGGTACTTGCAGCATTATGGAGTTGAGGTTGGTCGCAAGAAGAAGAATGCTTCTGCTGCTGCCGTCAAGAAGGACGGAGAG GAAGGTGGAGAAGCTGCTCCAGCTGCTGCCGCTCCTGAGGAGACCAAGAAGAGTAACCACGTCTTGAGGAAGATCGAGAGCCGTCAAGAGGGACGCAGCCTTGATTCCCACATCGAGGACCAGTTTGCCAGCGGACGTCTCTTGGCGTGCATCTCATCAAGGCCTGGCCAGTGTGGACGTGCTGATGG ATACATTCTTGAAGGCAAAGAGCTAGAGTTCTACCAAAAGAAGATCCAGAAGAAGAAGGGAAAGGGTGCTGCTTAA